In Metarhizium brunneum chromosome 3, complete sequence, a genomic segment contains:
- the AIG2LD gene encoding AIG2-like protein D, whose protein sequence is MSGEGTAFVYGTLMAPEIFFSVCYGDHNPSAAIRGLHTFTPAILEDYCRHRVQYADYPAAVPEAGHKIRGIYVTGLTDANMEKLDYFEGSEYERRIVKVQVLVKDGGEEVLGPEKSASVYVFLKPDELERGEWDFEEFRREKMKLWTRGDWAFGTFVCNRGDDIANDLDKEDDDKAAVNGVA, encoded by the exons ATGAGTGGAGAAGGTACGGCCTTCGTATACG GCACTTTG ATGGCGCCAGAGATCTTCTTCAGCGTGTGCTACGGTGACCACAATCCATCTGCAGCAATCCGCGGCCTGCACACTTTTACACCCGCGATACTTGAAGATTATTGCCGTCACAGAGTACAATATGCAGATTATCCAGCAGCTGTTCCGGAAGCGGGACACAAAATACGCGGGATATATGTTACAGGATTGACGGATGCCAATATGGAAAAATTAGATTACTTTGAAGGCTCAGAATATGAGCGACGCATCGTCAAGGTACAAGTGCTTGTGAAAGATGGAGGCGAGGAAGTGCTAGGCCCAGAGAAGAGCGCGTCGGTATATGTTTTTTTGAAACCCGATGAGCTGGAGAGGGGTGAATGGGATTTTGAAGAATTTCGCCGGGAAAAAATGAAGCTCTGGACCCGTGGTGATTGGGCCTTTGGTACGTTTGTCTGCAATCGCGGAGATGATATTGCTAACGATTTGGAcaaagaagatgacgacaaaGCTGCAGTGAACGGCGTGGCTTAA